The sequence below is a genomic window from Monodelphis domestica isolate mMonDom1 chromosome 2, mMonDom1.pri, whole genome shotgun sequence.
CTAGTCCCCTTCCTTCTCACCTCAGGGAAATCACAGTGATCAAATGAAGCTAACAGAAAGCACTTGGCTGCTTGCTTATATTTTCGAGCAGCCAACTCAGCCAGGcctaaaaaatataagaaaaggaatgagagagacaaATGAAGCCAAGAGCCACCTAAATGAAAGCAGCCTTTGTTTAGGGAACCCAGTAGCCCAGAAGTAAATTGGCCCCTGATCCCCCTTCTATACCCCATGAATTTGGGTCCACAAAACcaccagaagaaaataaaatccaaatagtTAGGGACTGGGCAGGCTTCATCTATAACTAGAGCCAGTGGAGCTTTTCTATACATGCTAAAACTAAGCTGACTTGCCTTGCCTACACGCCCCAAGATTAGTTGCAACAtatgaattaggaaaaaattatttattttgaatttgagaAGGGTGTCAGAAAATTGCCCTACCTGACTATCTTTCCCCTTTTAACCCTAGGGGAGGCTCTGCCTAGACTTCCCTTACCTGCTGCACACTTGAGCTTGGTAAGAATAGCCTGGGTCTGGCTGTCCCTTTCCCCTCGCTGCTGTGAGAAGGAAGACATAGACTAAGAGAACGAACAACCACCACCAATACTTTTTTCTATCCCTTGGGGCCAGCCCGAGAAAGAACAAGAGGAGCAAACAGGATGTGTTCTGTTCAATAACCAGGGTCAAGACATGACTTGAAGTGATGCCAAGAAAGCCCAGAGGAAACCCACCCTGAAAGAGAAATAGCATGGGAGTGTAGTGGGTGGGGAGTGGAAATGAGATTTCAAAGAGCAccaagaaatgaaggaaaaatcacAAGATCAACAGGGAATGGATAAGGCACTAGCACGGTTACCTCAGCAATCTCAGGAGTAGATTCAGCTTTGCTGACATAGCTCAAGACATGGGACCAGTTCTGTAGGTAGACACTGACCTGCTGGGCAGAGAGCATGGAATGTGGTTTGATGGCACCACCTACTGGCCTCTGAGTGTCCTGAGGGATGTAGGCAACCTTCCCCaggtcttccccccccccaacatagTAGATTTCTGCTTATTCCCACCTTGATTACATTGAGGCACATATTAATGACATGTTTGGCGCTGGTACAGTAGTCCCGAGCCCGGGAGTAACACTTGAGGGCATTGCTGAGATCGCCACAGTCAAGGTAATGGTCACCCAAGTCATCATGCCCCCGCCTGCCAGGGAGAAGCAAGGAGTAAGGCAGATGCTTGGGAGCCCATTTCCTCCCACTtcttaacacccccccccccttttctgttTCCCCCAATCCTCTTACCTGATGCTCTCCTTGATAGAGTTTCCTTTGTAGTTTTTCAGGTCTGTATCCAGCTTCTCCAGTTTTAGCAGTGCCTTCTTTCTAGTGGCCTCCACCCAGGCTGTGTCCAGAGGTGGGGGTTCCACCCCTCCCTCAGGGACAGCATCAGGAGCATTTTGTAGCTCTCTGTTGTCagggtagtggtggtagtagtagcaaGAGAAACATTGTCATTGGAGATTTAGGAAGAAGTAGGGGAAATAGTAGCAGAGAAGAACCACCAAGCTGTTTAGGGTGACGAAATCTCTCCCTGCTAGCTgcctcattttttcttcctctccccaaagTTGAATTTTTCATTGAAACTGTCCTGTCTAATAATCTCTACCATCCTGAAAAACCTTCCCAATGTGTTTGACTTATACCACCtgctcccattttcttttctatggtCAGGGTCTAAGAGCTCTAGACAGTGGGGCTTGCTCCCTCAGCCCCTTCCAGCTCCCAGGAGCACCCTAATCTGGAtctacccccctcccccttttcttcccaCATCCTAATACCACACCTGGTAGCCTCAGAGAGCTTTCGGTGGATCTCCTCATAAACATCCACATTGAAGGTCCTCTGTACAAAGGACAATGCCATCTTCAGGGCTTCTACCCGAAGCTGTGGGCAGTGATCTGCAATGAACTGTAGCCGCTCAATGCGCATTAGCCCACTGTAACTGGATGCATACTGTTCCAGGtcctgaaagagaaaagagagtctGATAAGGTGCAATATCTTCAATACACAGATCCCTATAATAGGCACTGTATGAAAATAGAGATTGAAATGTAATTCCTGTCCACAAAAATCATAAGACCTCTCAGTAATATTCAAACTCACATACTTGAAGAAGCACAGATGCACACAACTTAAACTAAAACCTGTATAAATAAGTGCAGAGGGAAGGTAGTGATCAGAACTAGGGTCACTGGTTGGCAGAAAAGGGAGCAGCATTCAAAGTAGCATTCGAGCTTTTAGCTAGAAGAGAATGAACAATGTGTGTGGAACAAAGTAAAGGCCTTTGCTTACTTGGGGGGATCAATGTTAGGGCTAGAAAAAGTGGAGAGAAGAGTTACCGAGTGGGGGTAGTGTTCAGATTTGATGGTCAATAAGGAGCCATTGCAGATGTCTAAGCCATGACTGTGGTGGTATTCTGAAGACTCTTCTAGCCATCACACAGGATGGATTTGGGAAAGAGAACACTACTAATGTAGCGCCCCTACCTCTCTCTAGGGGTACCATCTAACTATGCCAGTCTGGGAGTGAAAATACCTTTGTCATATAGTCTCAAAGAGTTTTATTCCCAAAGGAGAGGCACTACCCTCTCAGCTCCAAGCTCCACATACCAGGGTGGGATTTTCCACCACATAGTTGATGTCTGGTGCATTCTGCTGATCCTCTTGAGGGTCCACATCAATCTGCATGGGTTCCACTGCCCCCTGCAATGCAGATGCCAGTCACCTGTGCACTCAAGCCTGAGAGAGTGCCCATGGCACACTAGTATTCAAAGTTTTATTCTGATCCTttatcctccccctccccaaatagaCCCTGCCCAGGACCAAGGTTTTGTCAGATTCTTCCTGTGCATAACACTATACCCACCCACCAGAGCTTTCCATCCAAAGGATGCCTTCTAGAGTCCCAACTCCACCAACCCCATCTCCCTAACACTACCAGACCTGGGGGGAGAGGGAAATTTCAAGGAATTCTTCAACAGTACCCAGGAGCCCATAAACACAACCTCCCCTACCCAGTTCCCTCCTAACCCACCATCATTAGAGGGGAAAGTCAGAAATGAAGAGAGCTAGACAGTAACCACTTGGCATCCCCAAGGCAAGTTCCCAACTACTGGCCTGATGTGGTTTCCTCAAAGTCATAAAGGAGAAACAGGTGAGACCTCAACCACTGGATGCAAAGGGTACCCTGCCACATCCTAAGCCATCCCATACCATCTGTCCTATGTAGATGGAGCAGTAATATTTGTAGTTCGAGTTACAGCCatgaaaatggggaaagaaatacAGGCATCAACTTGGGAAATCATACTGGGCATTCCCAAAGTGGAAAGAAATACAAAGGCTGCAATCTCAGATTATCAGCTTCTGTTCCTCACCTCTACCAGGTCTGGGCAAAACCCCAAAAGGCAGGCCGCTAAGCAGAGCTTCCAGAAACTTGGGTCACTGTTATTGTTCTACCCCTTCCCAACCCCACCTCAGGAAAAGTAGTATAGCTGATCCACAGGCTCCTAATCACATAACCAATtgctggggaagagggagaaggaagaaggggcgAGGAATAGGGAAATGGGAGTTCTGCCCAATctatctttttcttccctcccccctccttgcCCTCGGCACTGAGTCCCTGATCTTGGGGCTGGCAATGCAGTGGGGGCCCAGCCACGGCAGGGGCGGCTGGGGCTCCGCTCCCTCCTCCCTCGCTGGGGACCCCCTCTCCTGGAAGGTACCTCATAGAGCAGCGTACAGGCCGACAGACTGGCGCTCAGGCTGAAGTCTCCGGCTGTGCCAGGGAGGAAGAGGTCTGACCTACTGCTGTGAGGGGTGCAGTACAGATCTGTCACTGATGAAGAGGCTGAGCTGGGGGCCGAGCTATCCCTCATTCTGTCCTGACTTTCTGCACCCCCTGACCCTGACACAGAGCTGGCTGGCTGCTGAAGGGGAGAAACAATGTTAATGTAGGGGGGAACCAAAGCACCTCTCCACCACTGGGAGGCCCCCTATTAGGCCAGAGAGCCAAGTTGTGGCAGGTCTGACCCAGCTGGGCTCCCACTCTGAGGCTCATACCTGGGAGATGAGTGACCCTGAGACACCAGGGGCGGACTACAGAGTCCTACTGATAGGGGCCACAATTTGACCCAGAGCATTCTCCACCCAGCGGCGGTGGGGGAGGgcgggagggaaggagggagggaggaagggacgtGTCCTGGGAACCCGGCACAGCAGCCTGGTGGGGACAAGCTCAAGGACGGAGGGGCACGAGGGGGGGGCAGAAGCTCTCAGGGGGCGGCCCCCCTGTCTGTCCTGCGTGCTCCATCCACAAAGGATCACGTACCCCGGACAAGCGGGGTCTCCAGGATCCTGGGTCCCTGGGACGGGGTGAAAGGCCTACCGAGGGCCTAGCAGGGCCCGGTCGGACCCGAGCCATCTCCCTCGGGAGCCCCCTGCCCGGTCCAGGGAGCCCCTTTCCAGGGCCACGGCCTCGGCGAGCCTCGGGGGCGTGGCCTGCAGCCGGCCGGAGAACCCGTTCCCAGGGCGGGCGGGTGGAGAAGCGGCCCGAGGGGAGGGCGCGGGAGCCGGGGCTTCCTTCCCTAAGCGCGACCCCGGGGTCAGGATAGCGGCGCGGCGCCGCCCCGCCCCGCGGGGATCTCCAAGCGTTCGCCGCAGGCCTCTCCCCAGCCCCAGCGCGAGGGCCCGGAAGCCTGAAGCCCCGAGGCGTGCCGGGTCCTGCCCGCTAGGGCCGACCAAGACAGAGGCCGGGCGGAGGCCAGTGCGCCTCGGGGCCCCCCTcgtcccctcccccgccccctaCTCGGGACATCGCCCGCCCGGGCTCCTTCCCCCACCGACTCCCGGGTCCGGCCCGGGGCTGCGGAGCCAGGGCGGGGCGGGGCCGCGGGGCTCGGGCCGGGCCGGGCGGCACCGCCCCTAGGCTCGTTACCTGCAAATTAAACACCTGAACCGGCAGCGGCATCTTCCTCCTACCCCGCCGCGGCGCCGTCCACATCCGGGTCGCCTGGGCCTCGCCACGAGCACATCCGGGTCAcggggggaggggcggggagggACGGGAAGTAAAGTCGGTTCGGCCGCGGGGGCGGCGGGGGACGCCCTTAAAGGGGCAGAAGTCGCCACCGTGGCCCCGCAGCTGCCGCTTGCTCGTGCCTCagctcccctcttttctcccacCTCAGGCgctgagggaggggaggggcttCGGGGGCCTAGCActggggagaaactgaggcagagaaaactGGTAAAGGGCCTGCTGCTTCTCCGTGCGTCCCCTGGGTGCTCGGCATCCGTCGGGAGGCCGCGCCTGGAGCCTGGAGTCCTGGCCGCCCAGTCCGGGCCCGTGGCCCGCTGTGGGCAGGCTGCGATGGCCGGGCCCGGGGCCCGCTGGGGCTGAAGAATGACCTGCACTGGCGTGGGGCTCGGCAAACTCTGCTTCGTGCTGTCCGTAGCCTTGGGAGCctttttgctgctgctgctgcccctCCCCCGCCTCCAGGCTCCTTGGGGGGTCTGGGCCCACCGGCCGCCCCGGCCGCCCCCGACCTGCGCGCAGCCGCCCCGCGCCCAGCGGCCCCGGGAGGGGGGCGTGGCCCAGCCCCTGCAGGACGTGCTCCAGCGGCTTCTGGGGGCGCCAGCCGCGCACCCCCGGGCGCCCGATAGGCTGGAGCCCAGGGACATCTTCATCGCAGTGAAGACCACCAAGAAGTATCATAAGTCTCGACTGGAACTGCTTTTCCGCACCTGGATTTCCCGGGCCCAACAGCAGGTTGGACGAACTCCCTTCCCGGATCTTTTCTTGACGACCTGGCAGGATCACAGAGGGAGAAGGAACCTCTGGGGGACCCGGCACTCAGCGGGGTGCCTTGTCTTAGGTGGCTCTCTCCCGGGGAGAACTTTAGATTTGGaaagagggaccttagaagttaCCTAGGAGGTTAACCTATTAAGCCTGGCATATAGTACGTGCTTCATGACTCGGCTTAGTTAGAGGCAACCTATCCCTGTGGAAGGGGTAAAACAGAATTTGaattagaagagatctcagaaatTAATTTAAGAATTCACTCAGTACTAAgcgtagcacatagtaggcagtaAATGCTTTCCGAAGACCTCCAGAGAACCTCCATTTTCCTCTTGACAACATGAATTCCTAGTGCTTAACTTTCTCTTGCAGGTCAGATTGAGGTCCTCTGCTTCACAGTTTCTTTAGCAGAAACTGCCTTCAAAATGTACTATTGTCAGGTCAACAGGCATTTAAGGGCTTACTGTGTGGCTGGTACTGTGCTAAGGGACCTGCTCTGAAAGAGCTCACATTGGAGAAACATACAAGATTAGAAGTAATCTCTTAGGGGAGGCACTAACATTcagaaggatggaaaggtttcCTGCAGAAAGGAGGTTTTGAGCTGATTCTGAAGACCTTGGCTCCTTTGAAATCCACTCCATTTCACTCCAATGTGAATTGAGCAGCTTCTTAAATGCTTAACATTGTTCCAGTactaaaggagagaaaagaagatgagcAAGACATAGTCCCTCTAGGAGATGAAGATAAATGTTCATagtcaaacaaacatttattcagcacctactatgtaccaggcattgtactaagctaTTTACATGAGTGAATAGAATACAAATTGGGCTGTCATAAAGGCTTTGGAGAAATGCTAAATTCCAAGAGATAGTGAAAGCTTGTCCACCTCTGtggaaaagggaagattttataGGTAGAggggacttggaatcaggaatacttgggttcagatctagcctcagacaactggtgagaggaagagggagaaacagaatgACATACTCACCCATTcatgtcatcctgggcaagttacttaacctgtttgtcttaattttctcatctgtaaaatggtgataatagcacctagcttTCAGAGTTGATATGAGGATAACATGAAACAACGTTTGTACAGCTCTCAGCATAGTACCCAGCAAatagcactatgtaaatattatttattagataagTGAATAGCATTTACCTGAACCTTGAAAAATGGGTAGGATTGTTAGCAGTCAAAAATctgaaagagggggcagctgagtagctcagtggattgagagccaggcctagagatgggaggtcctaggttcaaatctggcctcagccacttcccagctgtgtgaccctgggcaagtcacttgacccccattgcctagcccttaccactcttctgccttggagctaatacacagtattgactccaagacggaaggtaagggtttaaaaaaaaaatctgaaagaacATAGTATTTCTAAGTATAAGAAATAGCAAGAACACAGGTACTGGTGTGGATAGAGAGCAAATCTTGTTCAGGAAATGGCAAGTAGTGCTGATAGACTAAATCATCCTggtttgtggaaaaaaaaaacaaagtgaatTTAGGCTGAATTgtggaaagttttaaaaaaattttttttattttaaaatattttttcatgtttcatgattcattttctttccctcccccctcccagagctgacaagcaattccactgggttgtataaatgttgccacttgatacctatttccatattatttatttttgctatagaatgattttttaaaagtctaaaccCCACATCACTTACCCATAAGTGATgccatatgttttgcttttgcatttctgctcccatagttctttccctgtggatagcattcttttacatgagtccttcaggagtgtcctggcttgttgcattgcttctagtagcaaagtccattacattggattgttccacagtgttttactctctgtgtacaatgttctcctggttctgctcatttcactctgcatcagttcattgaggttctcccagttcatatagaaatcctccacaTCATCAATCATTACAggacaatagtatttcatcactatcatcttccacaatttgttcagccattccccagtggagggacaccccctcattttccaattttttgccaccacaaaaagcggactatatttttgtactagtatttttccttgttatctccttggggtacaaacccagcagtgatattactggatcaaaggatatgcatccttttaaagcccttttcacATAATTCCAGATGCCTTCCATAATGGCTGgacaaattcacaactccaccagcaatgcattttgcttgattttgccacaacccctcgaacatttattttttttctttactgtcatagtggtcaatctgctaggtatgaggtggtacctcagcattgttttgatttgtgtttctctaattatgagagacttagaatgctttttcatgtgcttattgatagttttgatttctttatctgaaaagtgccctagtcccttgaccatttgtcaggtggggaatggcttgattttttttgtacaattggcttagctccttataaatttgagaaatgagatctttgtcagaggtttttcttataaagtttttcccccctatttgttgcttcccttctaattttggttgcattagttttgtttgcacagaaacttttaaatttaatataatcaaaattattcattttacattttgtagtgttctcgatcttctgcttggtcttaaaactccttcctttcctatagatctgatctgatctatgttcacctaatttgtttgttatttccctctttatatttaagtcatttacccactctgagtttTAATTTCTCCCAAGTGTATTCCATTGATCTGCCCTTCTATTTCTAAGCCAGTACCACATAGTTTTGATGATAactgatttatagtataatttgagatctagtaaagctaggcctccatcctccactctttttcattgtttcccttgatatttttgatcttttgttcttccagataaactttgtaataattttttctaattctataaaaaatgttttggtagtttgataggtatagagctgaataagtaaattaatttaggtaggattgtcatttttattatattagcttgtccttcccatgagcaaatgatgcttttccaattgtttagatctagttttatttgtgtgaagagtgttttgtggttatgttcatattcctaaatttgtcttggcaagtaaatTCCCAGATATTTGGAAAGTCTTGAATATCCTAATGGCTAAGTAATTTGGctagggttgggggtggggtatTGACTGTTTTTGAGCAGTAGAATGACTTGGCAAGTAGAATTGGTATagtatggaggatggattacTGTGCCTCTGGGATCAGAGTCTGTGGTTATTTTCTGGCCCCTTTCAACTATGAGGGGTTACATTGGACAGAATGAAGGTGAAAATGTACTTTTAACTTGAATTTAGAAAACctagattttttttgttaaagAGGCActgtgatatagtggaaagaggagTCTTAAGGACTTGAATTTCAATCCCAGCAATgctactccctgtgtgaccttgagtgagtcacttaatccctctgggcctcagtttccttgtctgtaaaattaggagattgagctagatgacctccaagatctCTTTCTGTTCCAAATCTTATGAATAGTTATATCAGAGAAAAACTATATAGGCACACTATTCAAATTGGAATTATTCCATTTGGCTTCATATTTTGGGAAACAGGTTAAATAAATATTCTTAATTTACTAGTATAAAATTGtaacacaattttaaaagaaaaacagttcctTTCTTTAATGAAAACATTAATTTTCTGACCCTGTTCTCTGTGAACCCAAGggtatttatttcttctttcagcACTGGTGGCTTTGTGCATCTTTCCATGGGCAGTTTATTTCAGCAGAGATATAGTGGCTAAAACCTAGGGAAGTGGTTTTGTAGATTCCAAGACTTTGGAATAACCTTAGGGTTGCCCCAGGTCGAAGACAAATCTGTGTCTTCTATTTATCTTTACTCCCAACAGGCCTAAGGACAGGAATCAGGGACCCTGGAAAGGATATTTTACACATTAAggattgctttaagatttattaGGCGTATtactacattatttttattgaagcTCATGATACCCCATGAAGTATAGATATTATAGGTTTTAGCCCTGTCTTACCAATGTGGATCCTGAGGCTCAGGGTAAATGtgttgtccaaagtcacatatctAGTGAGTGGCAGAGGTAGGATTCGATTCTAAGTATAGCAGTCTTTCCATTCTTGATATGTTGGCAAAAACACTGGCAAAAAAAGGGCCATATAAGGTGCTGGCCTTGGTAGGCTGCATGTGCAAACTGGCATGGGCCAGTGGCAGTGTCTCAGAAAGTATTTTTTCAACTCTtggacctatttttttttctccagacttTCATCTTCACGGATGGTGAGGACCCAGAGTTACGCCTTCGAGCAGGTAATTAAGTTTCCCATTGAACCTCTCTGTCCTGAATACTGGTATTACATCTGACAGATTACATGGATAAGGAATATTTGGCTTCCCATTGCTACCCAAGAGCCTTGGACAAGAACAAGTTTAACTCATTGGAATGGTGATTGGCTTCCATATAGGAGGAGTCTGAACCTGTTTTCATGACAGTAGGCCCCAGGGTAGAGTCTCCTCTACTAAGGTCATCACTGTCTGAATAAATCACTAACTACAGAGACACCAGAATTAAAACATAAGTTGGTATAGATTGTATTGAGCCCTGATGTTTGGCTGGCTTCCAGAAtgccatatgaactgggagagtAGAACTAGGCAAAAGAATGTATCAAATAAATGATGTTTTACTGGAACTTCCTGATTCTACTTCAGCTATATTTTCATTGTATGCCTGTGGCTTTGGGGGTTGAGGGCCTTTGAAGGTGaggggtggtgggggtggtgATGGTGTTGTAGGTCTGGATTTAGGATTTAATTGATGGGTAGTTTTCAGTATGTAGACTTCCTCTTTCATCCACGATGTATATTGACAACTTATTTCCATAAGATTGTCATAGAGAGTCccaggggttaagagacttgccagggtcatatggataatcagaggtaggatttgaatccgtGTCTTGATTCCTCTAACTCCTCtaccaaattgtctctcctggaattgACTACTATTTTGCTTTCCCTTCCATTAACCCATCCCTTATTTTCTCCAGGAGATCATGTCATCAACACCAATTGTTCCTCCATGCACACACGCCAAGCACTCTGTTGCAAAATGTCTGTGGAGTATGACAAGTTCATCGAGTCAGGAAGGAAGTACGTGAGTTTCCAAGCCAGAAAACTAGGTGGGAGTTATTCAGAAAACCCCAGAAATCCCAACCAGCAGGTCACAAGACAGCTTGTTTTTATGGGCCTCGTCCTGCAGCTCTAGTTTCTCCCCCAGCTCTTTCAGCTGCCAGACTGAACAGCTGGGTTCATTGAGGCTGCCAACAGTAATAGTCTCTATCCTACTTAATGTGgctctttccttctcatctcttgCAGATGGTTCTGCCATGTGGATGATGACAATTATGTGAACTCCAAAGGACTTCTACAgctgctctctggtttctccccAAGTCAGGATGTCTATGTGGGTCGACCTAGCCTGGACCACCCTATTGAGGCAGCTGACAGAGCCCAGGGAAGTGGAACTGTGAGtagtttggaaattttttttggtaggagttgggatggggaggaggaTCAGGGTggatggtggggagggaaacaactGAGAATTTAAGACTAGAAAGACAGAAATCAGGGAATCACTTGCCTCTcatacctgtgtgatcttggacaagttgtCTAACCCCCATGGgctagtttcctcttctgtaaagggaattgaattaaatgacctccaggttccctttcagctccaaatcttTCATCTGTCATCTGATTTGGCCCCCAGAGGACTTCTCAAAGGTAGTGGGAGTGGAAGAGTAGGAGTAACAGCAGGAAGGAGAAGGCCAAACAGGGGTGTTCCAGGAAGTTGAAAGCCAAATGAAGACATCTCAGAGCAGctagaactgaaaaggaagagACTAGACTAAGAACCAATGAAAAATGATTGTCTGGAACTCCTAAATTTTCCAGGGGAAGCAAGTTTGGAGTAGAAGAGGAAGCTTGGGAGAGGCAAGATGATATGGGGACCATTTTTCCCTGGACCCAGCGACCAGGGTCTCCAGAGCTTATATTTGTGTTTAAACAGAGCTTTGTAGTTTTATGAAGTACTTTTATGTTCCTTTGAGGTAGGTAAAGTATGTACCTCGTCGacattttatcaatgagaaaaCTTAGGTTCCGAGGATATACACAAGAGCTGGAATTTAAAATTGaattccagtgttctttctatccCACAATGTTATATCAAAGACCAGGAACTCCAGACAAAGGGCAGGCTTTAGCAGATGAATCTggtgaggggaaagggaggggtcTAATGGGCAAGCCTTAAGGAATGTAGCCTCTCACCCACCAGCCCTTGATGTTGGGTTCTCTCTGCTTGCCTCCCAGGCCTCTACAGTCAAGTTCTGGTTTGCCACAGGAGGAGCTGGGTTCTGCATCAGCAGAGGTCTTGCCCTCAAAATGAGTCCTTGGGCCAGGTGAGTGGGAGCCTCTGGGCTTCCCAACTCCAAGGAACCAGTTCCACAAGATCTTGAAAAGTAGGTCAAGACAGGTGGGAAGGGCAGATCCAGGCATGTCCTGAGCAACCTCTCCCCCTTCCTTGCAGTCTGGGCAACTTCATTAGCACTGCTGAGAAGGTCAGACTCCCTGATGACTGCACCATTGGGTATATCATCGAAGGACTGCTGCAGGTGAAACTGCTACATAGCACCCTCTTCCACTCCCACCTGGAGAACTTGCAGAGGCTGCCAGCTGATACCCTGCTCAGACAGGTACCACACCCAGCCCCTATCACAGCCAGCTTTAGGGCTAACTTTATTTTGAGTCCTTAGCCAGCTCTCTGCCACCAGGGATCATGCTCCTTTGACGTGACTCTCTTCCTTGGGTGCTCAAGTGTGTGTGTCTCTTCCCTCAACTTGGCCTTGAACTCTATGGAACTGACTCTTAAACTTCTGGAGAGGTCATCCCTTGGACAAGTAAATTTGCTGCAAGGTATCTTGGCTGAGGCAGGAAAGAGAGTGAAatccccctttccttccatctgaaTCACTCTttaagaagagtggtaagggctaggcaactgggattaagtgacttggccacgaTCATATATatagctgggaggtgtctgaggccagatttgaacctgtggGACctccctctaggcctggctctcaatccactgagctacccagctgccccctccataacTACTCTTAAAGCTCACAAATCAACTGTCACCCAAGAGCACACACATTTCACTAATA
It includes:
- the GPS1 gene encoding COP9 signalosome complex subunit 1 isoform X3 translates to MKMSLGSSLSGARGCAAGAPRSRWSTSCRGWATPPSRGRWARGGCAQVGGGRGGRWAQTPQGAWRRGRGSSSSKKAPKATDSTKQSLPSPTPVQVILQPQRAPGPAIAACPQRATGPDWAARTPGSRRGLPTDAEHPGDARRSSRPFTSFLCLSFSPVLGPRSPSPPSAPEVGEKRGAEARASGSCGATVATSAPLRASPAAPAAEPTLLPVPPRPSPRDPDVLVARPRRPGCGRRRGGVGGRCRCRFRCLICSSRSDLFLPGTAGDFSLSASLSACTLLYEGAVEPMQIDVDPQEDQQNAPDINYVVENPTLDLEQYASSYSGLMRIERLQFIADHCPQLRVEALKMALSFVQRTFNVDVYEEIHRKLSEATRELQNAPDAVPEGGVEPPPLDTAWVEATRKKALLKLEKLDTDLKNYKGNSIKESIRRGHDDLGDHYLDCGDLSNALKCYSRARDYCTSAKHVINMCLNVIKQVSVYLQNWSHVLSYVSKAESTPEIAERGERDSQTQAILTKLKCAAGLAELAARKYKQAAKCFLLASFDHCDFPELLSPSNVAVYGGLCALATFDRQELQRNVISSRGQETEGSGVCSSFKLFLELEPQVRDIIFKFYESKYASCLKMLDEMKDNLLLDMYLAPHVRTLYTQIRNRALIQYFSPYVSADMRKMAIAFNTTVAALEDELTQLILEGLINARIDSHSKILYARDVDQRSTTFEKSLLMGKEFQRRAKAMILRAAVLRNQIHVKSPPREGSQGELTPANSQSRMSTNM
- the GPS1 gene encoding COP9 signalosome complex subunit 1 isoform X19 codes for the protein MARVRPGPARPSVGLSPRPRDPGSWRPRLSGGAVEPMQIDVDPQEDQQNAPDINYVVENPTLDLEQYASSYSGLMRIERLQFIADHCPQLRVEALKMALSFVQRTFNVDVYEEIHRKLSEATRELQNAPDAVPEGGVEPPPLDTAWVEATRKKALLKLEKLDTDLKNYKGNSIKESIRRGHDDLGDHYLDCGDLSNALKCYSRARDYCTSAKHVINMCLNVIKVSVYLQNWSHVLSYVSKAESTPEIAERGERDSQTQAILTKLKCAAGLAELAARKYKQAAKCFLLASFDHCDFPELLSPSNVAVYGGLCALATFDRQELQRNVISSSSFKLFLELEPQVRDIIFKFYESKYASCLKMLDEMKDNLLLDMYLAPHVRTLYTQIRNRALIQYFSPYVSADMRKMAIAFNTTVAALEDELTQLILEGLINARIDSHSKILYARDVDQRSTTFEKSLLMGKEFQRRAKAMILRAAVLRNQIHVKSPPREGSQGELTPANSQSRMSTNM
- the GPS1 gene encoding COP9 signalosome complex subunit 1 isoform X13, with the protein product MARVRPGPARPSVGLSPRPRDPGSWRPRLSGQPASSVSGSGGAESQDRMRDSSAPSSASSSVTDLYCTPHSSRSDLFLPGTAGDFSLSASLSACTLLYEGAVEPMQIDVDPQEDQQNAPDINYVVENPTLDLEQYASSYSGLMRIERLQFIADHCPQLRVEALKMALSFVQRTFNVDVYEEIHRKLSEATRELQNAPDAVPEGGVEPPPLDTAWVEATRKKALLKLEKLDTDLKNYKGNSIKESIRRGHDDLGDHYLDCGDLSNALKCYSRARDYCTSAKHVINMCLNVIKVSVYLQNWSHVLSYVSKAESTPEIAERGERDSQTQAILTKLKCAAGLAELAARKYKQAAKCFLLASFDHCDFPELLSPSNVAVYGGLCALATFDRQELQRNVISSSSFKLFLELEPQVRDIIFKFYESKYASCLKMLDEMKDNLLLDMYLAPHVRTLYTQIRNRALIQYFSPYVSADMRKMAIAFNTTVAALEDELTQLILEGLINARIDSHSKILYARDVDQRSTTFEKSLLMGKEFQRRAKAMILRAAVLRNQIHVKSPPREGSQGELTPANSQSRMSTNM